A genomic segment from Kyrpidia tusciae DSM 2912 encodes:
- a CDS encoding YlmC/YmxH family sporulation protein produces the protein MRWSEVVGRKIIDTADGRCLGDLADVDLILDDDGRILALRIRVQGRWGRKRSYVDIPWQAVQHIGADVCLLDRRRIRSGEHRDFGPPLNNSTMDENHGGFTGAQRDA, from the coding sequence GTGCGCTGGAGTGAGGTTGTGGGGCGGAAAATTATTGACACGGCAGATGGACGGTGTCTCGGCGACCTTGCGGATGTCGATCTCATATTGGATGACGACGGGCGGATCCTCGCTTTGCGCATCCGGGTCCAGGGTCGGTGGGGACGGAAGCGTAGTTATGTGGACATTCCGTGGCAGGCTGTACAACACATCGGGGCGGACGTGTGCCTTCTGGATCGTCGGAGGATTCGGTCGGGGGAACATCGGGACTTCGGCCCACCCCTCAACAATTCGACAATGGACGAAAACCACGGCGGTTTCACGGGTGCCCAGCGGGATGCATAG
- the hpaB gene encoding 4-hydroxyphenylacetate 3-monooxygenase, oxygenase component → MGIRTGQQYLDDLDRNPREIWIDGEKITEGITKHPAFRNIARSVAHLYDMQNDPALIDEMTYISPKSGERVGTSFLQPKTVEDLIKRRTMMKHWADYSGGMMGRSPDYLNSDLMALAAASDFFAENDPRFGENIRAYYEYVRENDLCTTHTLIHPQVNRAAGAAGQPDPYVAARVVDKTKDGIIVRGARMLATLPLADELLVFPSTVVRSTEEDRPYAYAFAVPLSTPGLRFLCRETFDYGKPAFDHPLGARFEEMDAVVVFDDVLVPWDRVFLLDSPELANRMYMETNAVVHMTYQVMVKDIAKAEFILGVASLMTDMIGIGQFQHVQEKLAKIIMTVEAMKAFQRASEVDASVDRWGIMTPDFKPLNAARNLFPRIYPKLVEILQLLGAGGLMAIPTEADMNSPIRPDIDHYYQGRNANADERIRLFRLAWDIAVSTFGGRQVLYERFFFGDPVRMAGALYQWYDHEDIKKRVRQFLYRNDD, encoded by the coding sequence ATGGGGATCCGAACAGGGCAACAGTACTTGGACGATTTGGATCGGAACCCGCGGGAGATCTGGATCGACGGGGAAAAGATCACTGAAGGGATCACCAAGCACCCGGCGTTTCGGAACATCGCCAGAAGTGTCGCCCATTTGTACGATATGCAGAATGATCCGGCTTTGATCGATGAGATGACGTACATCTCCCCGAAAAGCGGAGAGCGGGTGGGCACGTCGTTTCTCCAACCGAAGACGGTGGAGGATCTGATCAAACGGCGCACGATGATGAAACATTGGGCGGACTATTCCGGAGGCATGATGGGGCGGTCCCCGGATTACCTCAACAGCGACCTCATGGCTTTGGCCGCCGCGTCAGACTTTTTCGCCGAAAACGATCCGCGGTTTGGGGAAAATATCCGGGCTTATTACGAGTATGTCCGGGAGAATGATCTGTGCACGACTCATACGTTGATTCATCCCCAGGTGAACCGGGCAGCGGGGGCCGCCGGCCAGCCGGATCCCTACGTGGCCGCCCGGGTCGTGGACAAAACGAAAGACGGGATCATTGTCCGGGGGGCGCGGATGCTGGCTACCCTGCCCTTGGCGGATGAACTTTTGGTCTTCCCATCCACAGTGGTGCGGTCCACCGAGGAAGACCGGCCCTACGCTTACGCTTTTGCGGTACCTCTCAGCACGCCGGGGCTGCGGTTCCTGTGCCGGGAAACCTTCGATTACGGAAAACCGGCTTTTGACCATCCCCTTGGAGCCCGTTTCGAAGAAATGGATGCCGTCGTGGTTTTCGACGATGTGTTGGTGCCCTGGGACCGCGTGTTCCTGTTGGACAGCCCGGAGCTTGCAAACCGGATGTACATGGAGACCAACGCTGTGGTCCACATGACGTACCAGGTGATGGTGAAAGACATCGCCAAAGCCGAATTTATCCTCGGCGTCGCCAGTCTGATGACCGACATGATCGGAATCGGACAATTCCAACACGTTCAGGAGAAACTTGCGAAGATCATCATGACCGTGGAGGCCATGAAAGCCTTCCAGAGGGCGAGCGAAGTGGACGCCTCGGTCGATCGCTGGGGGATTATGACTCCTGACTTCAAGCCGCTGAACGCAGCCCGCAATCTCTTCCCCCGGATCTACCCGAAACTGGTCGAGATTCTGCAGTTGCTGGGAGCTGGAGGTCTGATGGCCATTCCCACCGAAGCGGACATGAACAGTCCCATTCGCCCGGATATCGATCACTATTACCAGGGCCGCAACGCCAATGCCGACGAGCGGATTCGTTTGTTCCGGCTCGCCTGGGACATCGCCGTCAGCACCTTTGGAGGCCGGCAGGTGTTGTATGAGCGGTTCTTCTTCGGCGACCCGGTTCGCATGGCCGGCGCATTGTACCAGTGGTATGACCACGAAGACATCAAAAAGCGGGTGAGGCAGTTTTTGTATCGCAATGACGACTGA
- a CDS encoding ribonuclease J, whose amino-acid sequence MSKSNHKLSIIPLGGLGEIGKNMTAYQYGNDIVVVDAGLKFPEEDMLGIDVVIPDVTYLVENKNRVRGIVLTHGHEDHIGGLPYVLKHINVPVYGTRLTLGLVEAKLREHNLLDVTKLVTVTNRSQIKLGQFLVSFFHTNHSIPDTVGIALECPEGICVHTGDFKFDFTPVDGRMADYHKLAELGERGVLCLLSDSTNAERPGYTMSERVVGQTIDDVFRQAEKRIILATFASNIHRIQQVIDAAERYGRKVSVVGRSMVNNINIAVELGYLRVNKGTMVDPDDIAKLPAHKVVILSTGSQGEPMSALTRMARATHRKVEIVPGDTVIVAASPIPGNEKDIARTIDQLFRIGANVIYQQVSGVHVSGHGSQEELKLMLNLVRPKYFIPVHGEFRMLKIHSELAQATGVPEDRIFILDNGDVMEFQGGEARQAGKVTAGAVLIDGLGVGDVGNIVLRDRKLLSQDGILVVVVTMSKQDGTILSGPDIISRGFVYVRESEALLEEANRIVTVTLKKLVAENVSEWSSIKTGVRDALGRFLYEQTRRRPMILPIIMEV is encoded by the coding sequence TTGAGCAAGTCCAATCACAAACTGTCGATCATTCCCCTGGGAGGTCTTGGTGAGATCGGGAAAAACATGACGGCCTACCAGTATGGGAATGATATTGTGGTGGTGGACGCGGGTTTGAAGTTCCCCGAGGAGGACATGCTGGGGATCGACGTGGTCATCCCGGACGTCACGTATCTGGTGGAGAACAAGAACCGGGTGCGGGGAATCGTTTTGACCCACGGTCACGAAGACCACATCGGGGGGTTGCCGTACGTTTTAAAGCATATTAACGTACCCGTGTATGGCACCCGTCTGACTTTGGGGTTGGTGGAGGCGAAACTTCGGGAGCACAACCTTTTGGATGTCACGAAGCTCGTGACGGTCACCAACCGCAGTCAGATCAAACTCGGACAGTTCTTAGTCTCTTTTTTTCACACGAACCACAGCATCCCGGATACTGTGGGGATCGCGCTGGAGTGTCCGGAAGGAATCTGTGTACACACCGGGGATTTTAAGTTCGATTTTACGCCGGTGGACGGGCGAATGGCGGACTATCACAAGTTGGCAGAACTCGGCGAGCGAGGAGTGCTCTGCCTGCTGTCCGACAGTACGAACGCCGAACGGCCGGGTTACACGATGTCCGAACGGGTGGTCGGCCAGACCATTGATGACGTATTCCGGCAAGCGGAGAAAAGGATCATTTTAGCGACTTTTGCGTCGAATATTCACCGCATCCAGCAGGTGATCGACGCCGCCGAACGGTATGGCCGCAAAGTCAGCGTGGTCGGGCGGAGCATGGTCAACAATATCAATATCGCTGTAGAACTCGGGTATCTGCGGGTGAACAAGGGAACCATGGTCGACCCGGACGACATCGCAAAACTTCCCGCTCACAAGGTCGTCATTCTGTCGACGGGCAGCCAAGGTGAACCCATGTCCGCACTTACGCGCATGGCCAGGGCCACGCATCGGAAAGTGGAGATCGTCCCCGGGGACACGGTGATTGTGGCGGCTTCCCCGATTCCGGGGAACGAGAAAGACATCGCCCGCACCATCGACCAACTGTTTCGTATCGGCGCCAACGTCATTTATCAGCAGGTCTCGGGGGTTCACGTGTCCGGCCACGGCAGCCAGGAGGAATTGAAACTGATGCTGAACCTGGTGCGGCCCAAGTATTTTATTCCTGTACACGGCGAGTTTCGCATGTTGAAGATTCATTCGGAGCTCGCCCAGGCCACCGGGGTGCCCGAAGACCGGATTTTCATTCTGGATAACGGAGATGTGATGGAATTCCAGGGCGGCGAGGCGCGTCAGGCCGGAAAGGTCACCGCGGGGGCCGTCCTGATCGACGGGCTCGGCGTCGGGGACGTGGGCAACATTGTGCTCCGGGATCGGAAACTGCTCAGTCAGGACGGCATCCTGGTGGTGGTGGTGACGATGTCCAAGCAGGATGGAACCATCCTGTCGGGCCCGGACATTATTTCGAGAGGGTTTGTGTATGTGCGGGAGTCAGAAGCACTCCTGGAAGAGGCCAATCGGATCGTGACGGTGACTTTGAAGAAATTGGTCGCTGAAAATGTCAGCGAGTGGTCGTCGATCAAAACGGGGGTCCGGGATGCTTTGGGTCGCTTCTTATACGAGCAGACCCGACGCCGCCCGATGATTCTCCCCATCATCATGGAAGTGTGA
- the dapA gene encoding 4-hydroxy-tetrahydrodipicolinate synthase: MGEEKVDFGRLLTAMATPFTEDGQLDLPAVDRLVDRLIETGTTGIVVAGTTGESPTLSHEEKLQLFERVLGRAKGRAAVIAGTGSNDTRATVALTREAEALGVDGIMLVCPYYNKPSQEGLYQHFRAAAEATHLPVMVYNVPGRTGVNLSAATTLRLAEVDNIVCVKEAGGDLGQIAEIVERAPDGFRLYSGDDKLFLPTLAVGGYGVVSVASHLVGREMTRMIQAFLSGQVAEAASWHRRLLPLFEGLFWTSSPVLLKTGLAMVGHPVGPVRLPLVEAPQNMVEDFRRILEELRLV, translated from the coding sequence ATGGGGGAAGAAAAGGTGGATTTTGGTCGCTTATTGACGGCGATGGCGACGCCGTTTACTGAAGATGGACAGTTGGATCTTCCAGCGGTGGACCGGTTGGTGGACCGCTTAATTGAGACCGGGACGACGGGAATTGTTGTGGCGGGGACGACGGGGGAATCTCCGACCTTGTCCCACGAGGAAAAGTTACAGCTCTTTGAACGGGTCCTCGGCCGGGCAAAGGGCAGGGCGGCGGTGATCGCCGGGACCGGCAGCAATGACACCCGGGCGACGGTGGCGTTGACCCGGGAGGCGGAGGCCCTCGGAGTCGATGGCATCATGTTGGTGTGCCCGTATTATAACAAGCCTTCCCAGGAGGGGCTGTATCAGCATTTTCGGGCGGCGGCCGAAGCCACCCACCTTCCGGTGATGGTGTACAACGTCCCGGGCCGCACCGGGGTCAACTTGTCCGCGGCAACGACCCTGCGCCTTGCGGAAGTGGACAACATTGTATGCGTGAAAGAAGCCGGCGGTGACCTGGGGCAGATCGCGGAGATCGTGGAACGAGCACCGGACGGGTTTCGTCTGTACAGCGGGGACGACAAGCTGTTTCTTCCCACCCTGGCCGTGGGCGGATACGGTGTCGTCAGCGTGGCGTCCCACTTGGTCGGGCGGGAGATGACCCGGATGATTCAAGCGTTTCTCTCAGGACAAGTCGCCGAAGCGGCATCTTGGCACCGGCGGCTGTTGCCGCTGTTTGAAGGGCTTTTTTGGACGTCGAGCCCCGTATTGTTAAAAACGGGGTTGGCGATGGTCGGACACCCGGTGGGGCCGGTGCGTTTGCCGCTGGTGGAGGCACCCCAGAACATGGTGGAAGATTTCCGTCGGATTCTCGAGGAACTGAGGTTAGTCTGA
- a CDS encoding aspartate-semialdehyde dehydrogenase, whose product MTEELTVAVVGATGAVGRKMIETLETRRFPVKTLVPMASSRSAGKSVTFRGENVTVLEAQPEAFKGVDIALFSAGAKTSRALSPEAARRGAVVIDNSSAFRMDPEVPLVVPEVNGRAALGHRGIIANPNCSTIQMVVALKPIYDRFGIERIIVSTYQAVSGAGARAVEELMTLTRSQLSGEKRPAEILPVSSLPVHHSIAFNVLPQIDVFEDNGFTKEEMKMVNETRKILDDPEILVSPTCVRVPVVTGHSEAVYVETEEPFELEDIYGVLEHAPGVVVLDDPASQKYPMPADTEGRPEVFVGRIRKDLGHPRGLNLWVVSDNLLKGAAYNAVQIAELLVEQGGLR is encoded by the coding sequence ATGACCGAGGAACTCACCGTGGCCGTCGTCGGCGCAACCGGCGCCGTGGGGCGGAAGATGATCGAAACGCTGGAAACCCGACGTTTCCCCGTTAAAACCCTGGTGCCCATGGCCTCATCGCGTTCGGCGGGAAAGTCGGTGACGTTTCGAGGAGAGAACGTGACCGTCTTGGAAGCCCAGCCCGAGGCCTTCAAAGGGGTGGATATCGCTTTGTTCAGCGCTGGGGCCAAAACGAGTCGCGCCTTGTCTCCCGAGGCGGCCCGGCGGGGAGCCGTCGTCATCGACAACTCCAGTGCTTTTCGCATGGATCCCGAAGTTCCCCTCGTGGTACCCGAAGTGAACGGCCGGGCGGCCCTTGGGCACCGTGGGATCATCGCCAATCCAAACTGCTCCACAATCCAGATGGTGGTGGCCCTTAAACCCATTTATGACCGCTTTGGAATCGAACGGATCATCGTTTCCACGTACCAAGCGGTATCCGGGGCCGGAGCCCGGGCGGTGGAGGAATTGATGACCCTAACCCGGTCGCAGCTATCCGGCGAGAAGCGCCCGGCGGAGATTCTCCCGGTGTCGAGCCTGCCCGTGCACCACTCCATCGCTTTCAACGTCCTTCCCCAGATCGACGTGTTCGAGGACAACGGCTTTACCAAAGAAGAGATGAAGATGGTCAATGAAACCCGTAAAATCTTGGATGACCCCGAGATCCTCGTCAGCCCGACCTGTGTCCGGGTTCCGGTTGTAACCGGGCACTCTGAAGCCGTCTACGTGGAGACCGAGGAGCCCTTCGAGCTCGAAGATATCTACGGGGTTTTGGAGCATGCACCGGGGGTCGTGGTGCTCGATGACCCCGCTTCTCAAAAATACCCGATGCCCGCCGACACCGAGGGGCGGCCCGAAGTGTTTGTGGGACGCATTCGCAAAGATCTCGGGCATCCCCGGGGCCTGAATCTCTGGGTGGTATCCGATAACCTGCTCAAGGGAGCTGCTTACAACGCCGTGCAGATTGCGGAACTGCTCGTGGAACAGGGAGGTCTGCGTTGA
- the dpsA gene encoding dipicolinate synthase subunit DpsA has product MLTGKKVAFVGGDARILEVIRHLIELDAGAVLMGFDRLEAGIPGAEKVGLTVEALADVDALVLPLAGLDEEGYADSAYSAGRIRLQDEHFSALPSYCQVFSGIAGPYLEQICRRHGLRLVKLMDLDEVAILNSIPTAEGAIQMAMENTDITIHGSRSMVLGFGRCGMTLARILAAMGAKVKAGARKPADLARIREMGLTAFPMKDLGDQVGDAEIIFNTIPAPVLTADILARVPRNCLIIDIASKPGGTDFRYAQRRGIRALLAPSLPGIVAPKTAGQILAGTLSRYIWESG; this is encoded by the coding sequence ATGTTGACGGGGAAGAAAGTTGCCTTTGTCGGCGGCGACGCCCGTATCCTTGAGGTGATCCGACATCTCATCGAGCTGGATGCCGGGGCTGTACTGATGGGGTTCGACCGATTGGAAGCAGGGATTCCCGGTGCGGAGAAGGTGGGCCTCACCGTCGAAGCATTGGCGGATGTGGACGCCTTGGTGTTGCCCCTGGCCGGTCTCGACGAGGAGGGGTATGCGGACTCTGCGTACAGCGCGGGGCGGATTCGCCTCCAGGATGAACACTTTTCGGCGCTGCCGAGTTATTGCCAAGTGTTTTCCGGCATCGCGGGTCCTTATCTCGAACAGATCTGCCGTCGACACGGACTTCGTTTGGTGAAGTTGATGGATCTGGACGAGGTGGCGATTCTGAACTCCATTCCCACGGCGGAAGGCGCCATACAGATGGCCATGGAGAACACCGATATCACCATTCACGGGTCCCGATCCATGGTTTTGGGATTCGGCCGGTGCGGAATGACCCTGGCCAGGATCTTGGCGGCCATGGGCGCAAAAGTGAAGGCGGGGGCGCGCAAACCTGCTGACCTCGCCCGCATCCGGGAGATGGGGCTGACAGCCTTTCCCATGAAAGATCTGGGGGACCAGGTTGGAGACGCCGAGATCATTTTCAACACGATCCCGGCCCCGGTGCTGACAGCGGACATTCTTGCCCGGGTGCCGCGGAATTGCCTGATCATTGACATCGCCTCGAAACCCGGGGGCACCGATTTTCGTTATGCCCAGCGTCGAGGCATTCGAGCCCTGCTCGCGCCGAGCCTTCCCGGCATCGTCGCCCCAAAGACGGCCGGCCAGATCTTAGCGGGAACGCTGTCCCGGTACATCTGGGAATCCGGCTGA
- a CDS encoding dipicolinate synthase subunit B — MGVSSVELEGKTVGFAITGSHCTYDAVFLELVHFVEKGCRVVPIVSGTVSSTDTRFWEASSWLAKIEETTGTKVIDRIVDAEPLGPSTALDVLVIAPCTGNTLSRLANAITDSPVLMAAKATLRNDRPVVVAISTNDGLGLNMVNLARLMTTKNIFFVPFGQDDPDRKINSLVARMDLLVPTVEAALEKRQLQPVLIERFRYH; from the coding sequence ATGGGGGTATCGAGCGTGGAACTCGAAGGGAAAACGGTCGGTTTTGCCATCACCGGCTCCCACTGCACGTATGATGCCGTCTTTCTCGAGCTCGTTCATTTTGTGGAGAAAGGGTGCCGGGTGGTCCCGATTGTGTCTGGCACCGTTTCTTCTACAGACACTCGATTCTGGGAGGCGTCGTCCTGGCTGGCCAAGATCGAGGAGACAACGGGAACGAAAGTGATCGATCGCATTGTGGACGCGGAGCCCCTCGGACCTTCCACAGCCCTGGACGTTCTGGTGATCGCCCCGTGCACGGGGAACACGTTGAGCCGCCTTGCCAATGCCATCACCGATTCCCCGGTACTCATGGCGGCGAAGGCCACATTGCGCAATGATCGGCCTGTGGTGGTGGCGATCTCGACGAACGATGGATTGGGGCTGAACATGGTCAACCTGGCCCGGTTGATGACGACGAAAAACATCTTTTTTGTTCCCTTTGGGCAGGACGATCCCGACCGGAAGATCAATTCGCTGGTGGCGAGAATGGACTTGCTGGTTCCCACCGTGGAGGCGGCCTTGGAAAAACGGCAGTTACAGCCTGTACTCATAGAACGATTCCGTTATCATTAA
- a CDS encoding NAD(P)/FAD-dependent oxidoreductase → MSERQKVDLAVVGAGPAGISAGIWARRVGLTAVVIEAAEPGGQLRGVRGPIPDYPGWGEVQGPELARALVDHLVRSGTPLVDSAGPVRVDTAGRRVHTAAGVWEAEAIVLATGARPRRLGIPGEAEMERRGEVWSASRDAGRFRHLPVVVIGGGDRALEGAWLLAEAGAQVTIVHRRTSFRARRQWWERVFRHPGITVMAPAWAVAIQGSDQTQSVRIRLGGAGEIEVPAAGVFVRIGTEPNLEGIHDLPRLDSYGVVAVDRWGRTSLPGIYAAGDVCTPAPYTGVASAVADGMRAVKAAVQDMEGANPFKG, encoded by the coding sequence GTGTCGGAGCGACAGAAGGTGGACCTTGCCGTGGTGGGTGCCGGTCCAGCCGGCATCAGCGCGGGGATTTGGGCGAGGCGAGTGGGGCTTACGGCCGTCGTGATCGAGGCCGCTGAACCCGGGGGACAATTGCGAGGAGTGCGCGGCCCCATTCCAGATTACCCGGGATGGGGCGAGGTCCAGGGTCCGGAACTGGCCCGCGCCCTGGTGGATCACCTCGTGCGCTCGGGGACACCTCTGGTCGATTCGGCGGGACCCGTTCGAGTGGATACCGCCGGGCGTCGGGTTCACACGGCGGCCGGCGTGTGGGAAGCTGAGGCCATCGTATTGGCCACTGGCGCCCGGCCTCGGCGTCTGGGGATTCCCGGGGAAGCGGAAATGGAAAGGCGGGGGGAAGTGTGGTCCGCTTCCCGGGATGCCGGCAGGTTTCGCCATCTGCCGGTGGTGGTCATCGGAGGAGGTGACCGGGCGTTGGAAGGGGCGTGGCTCTTGGCCGAGGCGGGGGCACAGGTGACCATCGTGCATCGGAGGACGTCCTTTCGGGCCCGCCGGCAATGGTGGGAGCGCGTGTTTCGGCATCCCGGCATCACCGTTATGGCCCCGGCCTGGGCGGTGGCCATCCAAGGGAGCGACCAGACCCAAAGCGTCAGGATTCGGCTCGGAGGCGCGGGAGAGATCGAGGTCCCTGCTGCGGGAGTTTTTGTTCGGATCGGCACTGAGCCGAATCTCGAGGGGATCCACGATCTTCCTCGCCTGGATTCTTACGGCGTAGTGGCGGTGGATCGGTGGGGGAGGACTTCCCTTCCCGGCATCTATGCGGCGGGGGATGTGTGTACCCCGGCTCCTTATACGGGTGTTGCTTCGGCGGTGGCCGACGGCATGCGGGCGGTGAAGGCGGCGGTTCAGGACATGGAGGGAGCCAATCCATTCAAAGGTTGA
- the hpaD gene encoding 3,4-dihydroxyphenylacetate 2,3-dioxygenase: protein MRDFEILRTAHVEYRVTDLDRARAFYVETLGFVETASDERRMYLRGYEDRFHHSLVLTKSPSPGVSHVAFRVRSDDEVRAAATFMEGQGLTVRWMDDGEERGQGLAFRVQDPFGFPVEFFAGMEEVEWYLQRFDLHRGANILRIDHVNFFTPEVQRAYDWYTGELGFQCSEYTVTDDDPPRLWGSWLRRKATSHDLAISMGTGPQIHHASFVVDGREHILRIADVLAAKGYYTNIERGPGRHGTTNAFFLYLRDPDGNRIELFTGDYLIADPDWRPVQWKISDPMRQTFWGAAAPRRWFNEAMAVESVLTGELLPVTAPETMVLPPHIADD from the coding sequence GTGAGGGATTTTGAAATCCTGCGGACCGCGCATGTGGAGTACCGCGTGACCGATCTCGACCGCGCCCGGGCCTTTTATGTCGAAACCCTCGGGTTTGTGGAGACGGCCTCGGATGAACGGCGGATGTATTTGCGGGGATATGAGGACCGATTTCATCATTCCCTCGTGTTGACGAAATCCCCATCCCCCGGAGTGTCACACGTGGCTTTTCGGGTTCGCTCGGACGACGAGGTGAGGGCGGCGGCGACCTTTATGGAAGGCCAAGGGCTGACTGTGCGCTGGATGGATGATGGGGAGGAACGAGGCCAGGGGTTGGCCTTTCGGGTCCAGGATCCCTTTGGATTTCCCGTTGAGTTTTTCGCCGGAATGGAAGAGGTGGAGTGGTACCTCCAGCGCTTCGATTTGCACCGGGGCGCCAATATCCTGCGCATCGATCATGTCAACTTTTTCACTCCAGAAGTTCAGCGGGCCTACGATTGGTACACCGGGGAACTTGGGTTTCAGTGTTCTGAATATACGGTGACCGATGATGACCCGCCCAGGCTGTGGGGAAGCTGGTTGAGGCGCAAGGCAACCTCTCACGATCTGGCGATCTCCATGGGCACGGGACCTCAGATCCATCACGCCTCTTTTGTCGTGGACGGTCGGGAGCACATCCTCCGCATCGCCGATGTTCTCGCTGCAAAAGGGTATTACACAAATATCGAGCGAGGACCGGGTCGGCATGGAACCACCAATGCGTTTTTCCTGTATCTCCGGGACCCGGATGGGAATCGCATCGAGCTGTTCACCGGGGATTATTTGATCGCCGATCCGGATTGGCGTCCAGTTCAGTGGAAGATCAGCGATCCCATGCGGCAGACATTCTGGGGAGCGGCGGCCCCGAGGCGATGGTTCAATGAGGCGATGGCGGTGGAATCGGTGCTGACCGGAGAGTTGTTGCCCGTGACGGCTCCGGAGACGATGGTGCTTCCTCCCCACATCGCGGATGATTGA
- the dapG gene encoding aspartate kinase yields MRILVQKFGGTSLAGDEPRQWAVHHVEKALAQEFRVVVVVSAMGRQGAPYATDTLLGLIPPGASTPRETDLLLSCGEIISAVSFAALLRTHKIRATALTGGQAGIVTESEFGAAPILEVKPGRIIRELEQGHVVVVAGFQGRTADGEITTLGRGGSDTTAAALGVALDAERVDIFTDVEGIMTADPRIVRDARRLPQATYTEICNLAYQGAKVIHPRAVEIAMRKNIPVRVRATMSDDEGTLVTNVEDDGRLEGRDPGDRLVTGITQTSRIVQIKIAQPSGAPPVHRAVFQAMADAGISVDFINVGPGGVAFTVSEAEAGRAEKILRNLGVEVEIVPDCAKVSVVGAGIAGVPGVMARIVGALAEEGVEILQSADSHTTIWCLVREGDMNRAVCALHRRFGLDGILR; encoded by the coding sequence ATGCGGATCCTGGTCCAGAAGTTCGGCGGCACCTCCCTGGCCGGGGATGAGCCGAGACAGTGGGCGGTTCACCACGTCGAGAAAGCCCTCGCCCAAGAGTTCCGGGTGGTGGTGGTGGTATCGGCCATGGGGCGACAAGGGGCTCCTTACGCGACGGATACGTTGCTCGGACTCATTCCTCCCGGGGCGAGTACGCCCCGGGAAACGGACCTCCTGCTTTCTTGCGGGGAGATTATTTCTGCGGTGAGTTTTGCGGCTCTCCTCAGGACTCATAAGATTCGGGCCACGGCCCTGACCGGAGGCCAGGCGGGAATTGTCACCGAAAGTGAATTTGGTGCAGCTCCCATCCTCGAAGTAAAGCCGGGCCGAATTATACGGGAATTAGAACAGGGACACGTCGTGGTGGTGGCCGGCTTTCAGGGGCGAACCGCTGATGGGGAAATCACCACTCTGGGCCGGGGGGGCAGCGATACCACCGCCGCGGCCCTGGGGGTGGCTTTGGATGCTGAACGCGTGGATATTTTTACGGATGTGGAGGGGATCATGACGGCCGACCCGCGCATCGTCCGGGATGCCCGGCGACTCCCCCAGGCCACGTACACGGAGATTTGTAATCTCGCCTATCAAGGGGCCAAAGTGATTCACCCCCGGGCCGTGGAGATTGCGATGAGGAAGAATATCCCAGTGCGTGTCCGGGCGACCATGAGCGATGACGAGGGGACCCTGGTCACCAATGTTGAAGACGACGGAAGGCTGGAGGGGCGAGACCCCGGCGACCGATTGGTGACCGGCATCACACAAACTTCCCGGATCGTGCAAATTAAGATTGCCCAGCCCTCCGGGGCGCCTCCGGTTCATCGCGCGGTGTTTCAGGCGATGGCCGACGCCGGCATCAGTGTGGATTTCATCAACGTCGGACCGGGGGGCGTGGCGTTCACCGTTTCCGAGGCGGAGGCGGGGCGTGCGGAGAAGATTCTTCGGAACTTGGGCGTCGAGGTGGAGATCGTTCCGGACTGTGCCAAGGTATCGGTGGTAGGGGCGGGCATCGCCGGGGTTCCCGGCGTGATGGCCCGCATCGTCGGAGCTCTGGCGGAAGAAGGCGTTGAAATCTTACAGTCGGCCGACAGCCACACCACGATCTGGTGCCTGGTGCGGGAGGGAGATATGAATCGGGCAGTCTGCGCGCTGCACCGCCGCTTCGGCTTGGACGGCATCCTGCGGTAA